The proteins below are encoded in one region of Bacteroides uniformis:
- the pseC gene encoding UDP-4-amino-4,6-dideoxy-N-acetyl-beta-L-altrosamine transaminase, translating into MISKPIPYGRQHITDEDIRAVIDTLKSDYLTQGPKIREFETKFAEYVGAQYAVAVNNATSGLHLAATALNVKPGDKVIVTPMTFAASANCIRYCGGEVVFCDIDKDTYLMDIRKLEAMLKASPRGTYKGIVPVDFAGYPLDLEEFRKLADEYGLWIIEDACHAPGGYFMDSKGKKQHCGNGCFADCAVFSFHPVKHIATGEGGMVTTNSKELYDKLCLYRTHGITKDPALLHEHHGGWYYEMQELGYNYRLTDFQAALGISQLERAKAGLERRHEIVRRYNEAFSGIDGIKTPFNTADVYHAYHLYIIQVADRLGLYNYLHENNVYAQVHYAPLHLMPYYQQWGNRKGDLPIVEEYYEHCLSLPMYPTLTDEEQEYVIEKVIEFVAK; encoded by the coding sequence ATGATAAGCAAGCCTATTCCATACGGTCGTCAGCATATCACAGATGAGGACATCCGGGCAGTCATCGATACCCTGAAAAGCGATTACCTGACACAAGGTCCCAAAATCAGGGAATTTGAAACGAAATTTGCCGAATATGTAGGTGCACAATATGCCGTAGCGGTGAACAATGCTACTTCGGGGCTTCATCTTGCAGCTACCGCACTGAATGTAAAGCCGGGTGACAAGGTGATTGTCACTCCCATGACCTTTGCTGCCAGTGCCAACTGCATTCGCTATTGTGGCGGCGAGGTGGTATTCTGTGATATTGACAAGGATACTTACCTCATGGATATCCGTAAACTCGAAGCCATGCTTAAAGCTTCTCCTCGCGGTACTTACAAAGGTATTGTTCCGGTTGATTTTGCAGGCTATCCTTTGGATCTGGAAGAGTTCAGAAAGCTTGCCGACGAGTACGGTTTGTGGATTATCGAGGATGCCTGCCATGCTCCCGGCGGCTATTTCATGGACAGTAAAGGCAAGAAACAACATTGTGGTAACGGTTGTTTTGCCGACTGTGCCGTATTCTCTTTCCATCCCGTGAAACATATCGCTACGGGTGAGGGAGGCATGGTGACCACCAACAGCAAGGAGCTCTATGACAAGCTTTGTCTTTACCGTACGCATGGCATTACGAAAGACCCTGCTTTATTGCACGAGCATCATGGTGGCTGGTATTACGAGATGCAGGAGTTAGGGTATAATTACCGTCTGACTGATTTTCAGGCTGCCTTGGGTATTTCTCAGCTGGAGCGTGCGAAAGCAGGTCTTGAACGTCGTCATGAAATCGTAAGACGCTATAATGAAGCGTTTTCCGGAATAGATGGTATCAAGACTCCGTTCAATACTGCCGATGTCTATCATGCTTATCACCTTTATATCATTCAAGTAGCTGACCGCTTGGGTCTTTATAATTATCTGCACGAGAACAATGTCTATGCGCAGGTTCATTATGCTCCGCTTCATCTGATGCCTTACTATCAGCAGTGGGGCAATAGGAAAGGCGATTTACCTATAGTAGAAGAGTATTACGAACATTGTCTGAGTCTTCCGATGTATCCCACGCTGACGGACGAGGAACAGGAGTATGTGATTGAAAAGGTTATAGAATTTGTAGCGAAATGA
- a CDS encoding UpxZ family transcription anti-terminator antagonist, which produces MSLSEEAITLQRAAHELMYLGMDGSPVYSDDLSRRNGEVYRLTMALYRSGVKGTTIEEQANVCLALLMGYSASFVDHGEKQQHVQEVLDCCWDVLDALPASLLKLRLLTACYGEVFDESLADEGRSIIASWDSLSLTPEQQEAVDEFQNVTDNPYPWEYIDE; this is translated from the coding sequence ATGTCTCTTTCCGAAGAAGCAATCACTCTTCAGCGTGCTGCGCACGAACTGATGTATTTGGGTATGGACGGCAGTCCCGTCTATAGCGATGACTTGTCACGGCGGAACGGTGAGGTCTACCGTCTTACCATGGCTTTATACCGGTCGGGTGTAAAAGGCACTACCATCGAAGAGCAGGCAAATGTCTGTCTTGCCCTTCTTATGGGTTACAGCGCCTCTTTTGTGGACCATGGCGAAAAGCAGCAGCATGTCCAGGAAGTGCTGGACTGTTGTTGGGATGTGCTCGACGCCCTTCCCGCTTCCTTACTGAAGCTCCGTCTGCTTACCGCCTGCTACGGTGAAGTGTTCGACGAGTCTTTGGCCGACGAAGGCCGTTCCATCATCGCCTCCTGGGATTCCTTATCACTTACTCCCGAACAGCAGGAAGCGGTTGATGAATTTCAGAATGTGACAGACAATCCCTATCCATGGGAATATATCGATGAATAA
- a CDS encoding UpxY family transcription antiterminator: protein MGIEKEVEIWYAMRATYRREPDAMHLLKKENLGCFIPMQYKICIKKGKKVRALVPVVHNLLFVHARPSDVQRVKSQVTYLQYITDTRSGQKIIVPDGQMQRFIAVSGTYDDHLLYFQPDELNLSKGTKVRITGGEFEGQEGVFLKVKGARDRRVVIEIQGVIAVAMATIHPDLIEVIG from the coding sequence ATGGGAATAGAGAAAGAGGTCGAAATCTGGTATGCTATGCGTGCCACCTACCGCAGAGAACCGGATGCCATGCATCTGCTCAAGAAAGAAAATTTGGGCTGTTTCATTCCTATGCAATACAAGATATGTATAAAAAAAGGGAAAAAAGTCCGTGCTCTGGTTCCGGTCGTTCATAATCTGCTTTTTGTCCATGCCCGTCCTTCCGATGTGCAGCGTGTAAAATCTCAAGTCACTTATCTGCAATATATCACCGATACCCGCAGTGGGCAGAAGATTATTGTCCCAGACGGTCAGATGCAGCGTTTCATTGCCGTATCCGGCACTTACGATGATCATCTTCTTTATTTTCAACCGGATGAATTGAACTTGTCCAAAGGCACCAAAGTCCGGATTACCGGCGGTGAATTTGAGGGGCAAGAGGGTGTGTTTCTGAAGGTGAAAGGCGCACGTGACCGTCGCGTGGTTATCGAAATACAAGGTGTCATAGCTGTTGCCATGGCCACTATCCATCCCGATCTTATAGAAGTAATCGGCTGA
- a CDS encoding PspC domain-containing protein, producing MKKTLTVNLGGTVFNIDDDAYRLLDNYLSNLKMHFRKEAGADEIVDDIERRISELFAEKLSAGSQVITIADVEEVIARMGKPEDMEAEGESASADSGSTSAGGGYGAGAWNSNTAYGTTRRRLYRNPDDKMLGGVISGMAAYLGWDVTLLRLLLLVILICGVGTLIPVYIVCWLVIPEARTAAEKLSMRGEAVTVENIGKTVTDGFEKVANGVNDYMRSDKPRTFLQKLGDALVMIVGWFLKICLVIFAIICSPVLFVFGVVFVALLFAAIAVAVGGGAALISFFPMADVVLPTSPLSAIVMYIAGILLVGIPLVSLVWAIFSQIFKWQPMNSGLKWTLVILWIVSAACFGICFAVQGATFPELGIFNF from the coding sequence ATGAAAAAGACATTAACTGTAAATTTAGGTGGAACCGTTTTCAATATTGATGATGACGCATACCGTCTTTTGGATAATTATCTGAGTAATCTCAAGATGCACTTCCGCAAGGAAGCCGGTGCCGACGAGATTGTAGATGATATTGAACGCCGTATTTCCGAACTCTTTGCCGAGAAATTGTCGGCCGGTTCACAAGTAATCACGATAGCCGACGTGGAAGAGGTGATTGCCCGCATGGGAAAGCCGGAAGATATGGAGGCAGAAGGAGAGAGTGCTAGTGCCGATTCCGGCAGCACGAGTGCCGGGGGCGGCTATGGTGCCGGTGCTTGGAACAGCAATACCGCTTATGGCACTACACGCCGTCGTCTATACCGCAATCCGGATGACAAAATGCTGGGTGGTGTCATCAGTGGAATGGCTGCCTACCTGGGATGGGATGTAACTTTACTTCGACTGTTACTGCTTGTCATCTTGATTTGTGGGGTAGGGACATTGATACCGGTCTATATCGTGTGTTGGCTGGTTATACCGGAAGCCCGCACAGCAGCCGAGAAGTTGAGTATGCGTGGCGAGGCCGTTACGGTAGAGAATATCGGAAAGACGGTGACGGACGGTTTTGAGAAGGTTGCCAATGGGGTGAATGATTATATGAGGTCGGACAAACCCCGTACTTTCTTGCAGAAGTTGGGAGATGCATTGGTGATGATTGTCGGCTGGTTCTTGAAAATCTGTCTGGTGATATTTGCCATTATCTGCAGTCCGGTACTGTTTGTATTTGGAGTGGTATTTGTGGCGTTGTTGTTTGCTGCGATAGCGGTGGCTGTTGGTGGCGGTGCGGCTCTCATTTCCTTTTTCCCGATGGCTGATGTGGTACTGCCTACTTCTCCGTTGTCTGCCATTGTGATGTACATTGCAGGAATCTTGCTGGTAGGAATTCCTTTGGTCAGTCTTGTATGGGCCATCTTCAGTCAGATATTCAAATGGCAGCCGATGAATTCCGGTTTGAAGTGGACGCTGGTTATTCTTTGGATTGTAAGTGCGGCTTGCTTCGGAATCTGTTTTGCAGTGCAAGGGGCTACTTTCCCGGAATTGGGTATCTTTAACTTCTGA
- a CDS encoding PadR family transcriptional regulator, whose amino-acid sequence MDVNNVKSQMRKGMLEYCIMLLLHKEPAYASDIIQKLKEARLIVVEGTLYPLLTRLKNDDLLGYEWIESTQGPPRKYYRLTEKGEVFLGELETSWKELNETVNHISNS is encoded by the coding sequence ATGGATGTAAACAATGTAAAGTCGCAAATGCGCAAGGGCATGCTTGAATATTGCATCATGCTGCTGCTTCACAAAGAGCCGGCTTATGCTTCGGATATCATTCAGAAGTTGAAAGAAGCCAGACTGATTGTGGTGGAAGGTACACTTTATCCGTTGCTCACCCGTTTGAAGAACGACGACCTTTTGGGGTATGAATGGATTGAGTCTACACAAGGGCCTCCCCGTAAATATTACCGGTTGACGGAAAAAGGAGAAGTCTTTCTCGGTGAACTGGAAACATCCTGGAAAGAGTTGAACGAGACGGTGAATCACATCAGCAATTCTTGA
- the pseF gene encoding pseudaminic acid cytidylyltransferase, with protein sequence MKNIAIIPARGGSKRIPRKNIKPFMGKPIIAYSIEAALQSGLFEEVMVSTDDEEIAGIACKYGAKVPFMRSAEMSNDYAGTDDVILEVLRKYKEQGREFETVCCIYSTAPFVTPERLREAYGKMNSEIDSVFTCVAYSYPIQRSLHIVDGKISMVYPEYKNARSQDLEPIYHDAGQFYFSRTAPFVESRTFWGENTAGLVLSELEVQDLDTQTDWALAEMKYELLHK encoded by the coding sequence ATGAAAAATATAGCAATCATTCCTGCACGTGGCGGCAGTAAACGTATTCCGCGTAAGAATATCAAGCCCTTTATGGGTAAACCTATCATTGCATATTCCATAGAGGCAGCTTTACAAAGCGGTCTTTTTGAGGAGGTGATGGTTTCTACCGATGATGAGGAGATTGCCGGAATAGCTTGTAAGTATGGTGCCAAAGTTCCTTTTATGCGGAGTGCCGAGATGTCAAATGACTATGCCGGTACTGATGATGTAATTCTTGAAGTACTGAGGAAGTATAAAGAGCAAGGCAGGGAGTTTGAAACGGTTTGTTGCATTTACTCAACGGCTCCTTTTGTCACTCCCGAAAGACTCCGGGAAGCATACGGAAAAATGAATTCGGAGATAGATTCCGTTTTCACTTGTGTGGCTTATTCCTATCCTATACAGCGCAGCCTTCACATCGTGGATGGAAAAATTAGTATGGTTTATCCCGAATACAAAAATGCACGTTCCCAAGATTTAGAACCGATTTATCACGATGCCGGTCAGTTCTATTTCTCTCGCACTGCTCCCTTTGTGGAGAGCCGGACTTTTTGGGGTGAGAATACAGCCGGGTTGGTGCTTTCCGAACTTGAAGTGCAGGACCTTGATACACAGACTGACTGGGCATTGGCAGAGATGAAGTATGAGTTGCTTCATAAATGA
- the hydF gene encoding [FeFe] hydrogenase H-cluster maturation GTPase HydF, with protein MNNTPRSNRLHIAVFGRRNSGKSSLVNALTGQDTALVSATPGTTTDPVTKAMEVYPLGPCLFIDTPGFDDDEGELGGMRVERTLKTVEKADIALLLYEADGTLEQQWLKLLAAREIPVILILNKADSRQDTASVVLRIEKECGQAPVVVSAKEGTGIQGIFDTILEKLPENFGEQTITGNLVSEGDVVLLVMPQDIQAPKGRLILPQVQTIRELLDKKCLVMSCTTDKLQASLQALVRPPKLIITDSQVFPIVYQQKPAESSLTSFSVLFAGYKGDINVFVEGAAAIHSLTPQSRVLIAEACTHAPLTEDIGTVKIPRLLRKRIGEELQIDFVSGNDFPKDLSRYDLIIHCGACMFNRKYVLNRIVHARAQHIPITNYGVAIASLTGILDKIVIYR; from the coding sequence ATGAATAATACACCTCGTTCCAACCGCCTGCACATTGCCGTCTTTGGACGACGGAACAGCGGAAAGTCCAGCCTTGTCAATGCCTTGACCGGGCAAGACACGGCATTGGTATCCGCAACGCCCGGCACTACTACCGACCCCGTGACCAAAGCCATGGAAGTATATCCTTTGGGCCCGTGCCTCTTTATCGATACCCCCGGTTTTGATGACGACGAAGGCGAACTGGGCGGTATGCGCGTGGAGCGTACCTTAAAGACGGTGGAGAAAGCAGACATCGCCCTCTTGCTTTATGAAGCTGACGGAACGCTGGAACAGCAATGGCTAAAGCTACTGGCTGCGCGCGAAATCCCCGTGATACTGATACTGAATAAAGCCGATTCCCGTCAAGACACCGCTTCCGTGGTTCTTCGGATTGAAAAGGAGTGCGGGCAGGCTCCCGTTGTGGTCAGTGCCAAAGAGGGTACCGGCATTCAAGGCATTTTCGATACTATCCTCGAAAAGCTTCCCGAGAATTTTGGTGAGCAGACTATCACGGGCAATTTGGTAAGTGAAGGAGATGTCGTCCTGCTGGTGATGCCCCAGGATATACAAGCCCCCAAAGGTCGTCTCATTCTTCCGCAAGTGCAGACCATCCGCGAACTGTTGGATAAAAAGTGCTTAGTGATGAGTTGCACCACCGATAAGCTGCAAGCCTCCCTGCAAGCCCTTGTCCGTCCGCCTAAGCTGATAATCACCGATTCACAAGTATTCCCCATCGTCTATCAACAAAAGCCTGCCGAAAGTAGTCTTACTTCCTTCTCGGTTCTTTTTGCCGGTTACAAAGGAGACATCAATGTCTTTGTAGAGGGAGCTGCCGCTATTCATAGTCTGACACCCCAATCGCGTGTACTGATAGCCGAAGCCTGCACCCACGCCCCGCTGACCGAGGACATCGGCACCGTCAAAATTCCCCGCCTGTTACGAAAGCGCATCGGCGAGGAATTGCAGATAGACTTTGTATCTGGAAATGACTTTCCCAAAGACTTGTCCCGATATGATTTAATTATCCATTGCGGCGCTTGCATGTTCAACCGGAAGTACGTTCTCAATCGTATAGTCCATGCCCGCGCACAGCACATCCCCATAACCAACTACGGAGTAGCAATTGCGAGTCTGACCGGTATATTGGATAAAATTGTTATCTATCGGTAA
- the pseG gene encoding UDP-2,4-diacetamido-2,4,6-trideoxy-beta-L-altropyranose hydrolase, which translates to MQKIYLRADASAAIGYGHFIRTLALADMLKDDFDCTFFTCHPTPYQVSEMEKVCPFIPLQEESHYDEFLSLLQGDEIVVLDNYFFTTDYQRAIKQKGCCLVCVDDMHDKHYVADLIVNQGLGYTRDDYSCEPYTQFAFGLQFSLLRRPFFNVALQNQRNNYSGGLYVLVAFGGSDFLNLTYQTIHAIKAKDNVKKITAIVGDSYAAENMVDDPKVTYQKNLSAGSIADLFSTVDVAILPASTMMNEALACGTPVIGGYYVDNQEHDYYMFLREGLIQGAGDYTDAAAFTLVAENLDKMAIRKRHAITPDIPKRFVNLFKSLLICK; encoded by the coding sequence ATGCAGAAAATCTATCTCCGTGCCGATGCAAGTGCTGCCATCGGCTACGGTCACTTTATTCGTACTCTGGCTTTGGCCGATATGCTGAAGGACGATTTTGATTGTACCTTCTTTACTTGCCATCCTACCCCTTATCAGGTGAGTGAGATGGAGAAGGTATGTCCTTTCATCCCCTTACAGGAAGAATCACATTATGATGAGTTCCTTTCCCTTTTACAAGGTGACGAAATTGTGGTACTTGACAACTATTTCTTTACTACTGATTACCAGCGTGCCATCAAGCAAAAAGGTTGCTGTCTGGTGTGTGTGGATGATATGCACGACAAGCACTATGTGGCTGATCTTATAGTCAATCAGGGATTGGGTTACACGCGTGATGACTATTCGTGTGAACCATATACTCAATTTGCCTTTGGGCTTCAATTTTCATTGTTGAGGAGGCCTTTCTTCAATGTTGCGCTGCAGAATCAACGGAACAATTATTCAGGAGGTTTATATGTATTGGTGGCTTTTGGTGGTTCTGATTTCTTGAATTTGACGTATCAGACCATTCATGCAATTAAAGCCAAGGACAATGTGAAGAAGATAACGGCAATTGTCGGTGATTCGTATGCAGCCGAGAATATGGTTGATGACCCCAAAGTAACCTATCAGAAGAATTTGTCTGCCGGTTCCATTGCAGACTTGTTTAGTACTGTAGATGTCGCCATATTGCCTGCCTCTACGATGATGAATGAGGCATTGGCCTGTGGAACTCCTGTTATAGGAGGGTATTATGTTGATAATCAGGAGCACGACTATTATATGTTTTTGCGTGAAGGGCTGATTCAGGGGGCGGGTGATTATACCGATGCCGCTGCCTTTACTCTTGTTGCTGAGAATTTGGATAAGATGGCCATTCGTAAAAGACATGCCATCACTCCGGATATTCCCAAACGGTTTGTCAATTTGTTTAAAAGTCTGTTGATATGCAAGTAA
- a CDS encoding ATP-grasp domain-containing protein — MNKRLLILGAGEMQVPVIRKANDMGLHTIVADMDANAPGMGYASEPVLVSTMDKEGVLECAKRHSVDGILTTSDAPVNVVSYVGEQLGLPSMSTEVAKICTNKYLQREMFAANGIDVPFFMLCDKDTDLGTLQDYPYIVKPVDSSASRGVKKVTNHKELVLAFSEALGYSRTGKAIVEGFITGREFSVETYTQNNKTTVVTITEKLCIGEAEGFFVEDTHIEPARITKQEWELVSETVSKALCLIGLNNCPSHTEIKLNESGAYIIEIACRLGGDYITSDLVPLSTGIDMLRNLVNCSLGLPVDVLRKHEKCSAVQFLNPLNYQRCVDFLSSSRSSAVFRSEIRPYSEKKIKNSLDRLGYIILQTDSMEELESILRTIK, encoded by the coding sequence ATGAATAAAAGATTATTGATACTGGGCGCAGGTGAAATGCAGGTTCCTGTCATCCGAAAGGCGAACGATATGGGATTGCATACCATAGTCGCAGATATGGATGCGAATGCTCCGGGAATGGGGTACGCCTCGGAACCGGTTCTTGTCAGCACGATGGATAAGGAAGGTGTTTTGGAATGTGCCAAACGTCACTCTGTTGACGGCATACTTACTACAAGTGACGCGCCTGTAAATGTGGTTTCCTATGTCGGGGAACAGCTGGGGCTTCCGTCCATGTCCACTGAGGTCGCAAAAATCTGTACAAACAAATACTTGCAGAGGGAAATGTTTGCGGCCAACGGGATTGATGTACCATTTTTCATGCTTTGTGATAAAGATACGGACTTGGGCACATTGCAAGATTATCCATATATTGTCAAACCGGTAGATTCCTCTGCAAGCCGCGGAGTAAAAAAGGTTACAAATCATAAAGAACTTGTACTTGCTTTTTCCGAAGCTCTCGGTTATTCCCGTACCGGAAAGGCCATTGTCGAGGGCTTTATAACAGGCCGTGAATTCAGTGTTGAAACATATACGCAAAACAATAAAACTACCGTTGTCACTATTACGGAGAAACTTTGTATCGGTGAGGCAGAAGGCTTCTTTGTTGAAGATACGCACATTGAACCGGCGCGGATAACGAAACAGGAGTGGGAGCTGGTTTCGGAGACCGTATCAAAAGCACTTTGCCTGATTGGACTTAATAATTGCCCCTCGCATACAGAAATAAAGCTGAATGAATCGGGCGCTTATATCATAGAAATTGCTTGCCGGCTTGGAGGAGATTATATAACCTCTGATTTGGTTCCATTGTCAACCGGGATAGATATGCTGAGAAATCTGGTGAACTGTTCTCTTGGTTTGCCCGTTGATGTCCTTCGCAAACATGAAAAATGCTCAGCGGTACAGTTCCTTAATCCGCTCAACTATCAGCGTTGTGTGGATTTTCTAAGCTCTTCCCGGTCATCGGCTGTTTTTCGGTCTGAAATAAGACCTTATTCTGAAAAAAAAATAAAAAACTCTTTAGACCGTTTAGGGTATATCATACTTCAGACTGATAGTATGGAAGAGCTTGAAAGTATTCTAAGGACGATTAAATAG
- the pseB gene encoding UDP-N-acetylglucosamine 4,6-dehydratase (inverting), with amino-acid sequence MLNNKSVLITGGTGSFGKKFVETILRDYPQVKKIIIYSRDELKQFELKQKYPGHKYPQLRFFIGDVRDLERLTRACEGVDVIIHAAAIKQVDTAEYNPEECIKTNVHGAQNVIKAALATGVQHVVALSTDKACAPINLYGATKLTSDKLFTAANNISGSKDIRFSVVRYGNVMGSRGSVIPFFINKRDNGAKELPITDMRMTRFNISLEAGVALVMYAIGHHLGGEIFIPKIPSYHIQDVATAIAPNLPQVEVGIRPGEKLHEEMITVTDALDTIDLGRYYVILPSVSFKHSREEFIRHHNAVPVPDGFHYSSDNNTEWETVETMRENIKKYVDPNFEVK; translated from the coding sequence ATGCTTAACAATAAATCCGTATTGATTACCGGAGGAACGGGTTCCTTCGGAAAGAAGTTTGTGGAAACCATTCTCCGTGATTATCCGCAAGTAAAGAAAATTATTATTTACTCCCGCGATGAGCTGAAGCAATTTGAGCTGAAACAGAAATATCCCGGTCATAAGTATCCGCAACTGCGTTTCTTTATCGGTGATGTCCGTGACCTCGAACGCCTGACGCGGGCTTGCGAAGGAGTGGACGTGATTATCCATGCAGCCGCCATCAAGCAGGTGGATACCGCTGAATACAATCCCGAAGAGTGCATCAAAACCAATGTACACGGTGCGCAGAATGTGATAAAGGCTGCTCTTGCCACCGGTGTACAGCATGTGGTGGCCCTTTCTACTGACAAGGCTTGTGCCCCCATTAATCTTTATGGCGCCACCAAGCTCACTTCCGACAAGCTGTTTACTGCCGCCAACAATATCAGCGGTTCCAAGGACATCAGGTTCTCCGTAGTCCGTTATGGCAATGTGATGGGTTCCCGCGGTTCCGTAATCCCTTTCTTTATCAACAAGCGTGACAACGGGGCGAAGGAACTTCCCATAACCGATATGCGCATGACCCGTTTCAACATTTCACTGGAAGCCGGTGTCGCTTTGGTCATGTATGCCATCGGACATCACCTGGGTGGTGAAATCTTTATTCCTAAGATTCCTTCCTATCATATCCAGGACGTGGCTACTGCCATTGCACCCAATCTGCCGCAGGTGGAAGTGGGCATCCGTCCGGGAGAGAAACTGCACGAGGAGATGATTACTGTAACCGATGCTCTTGATACAATCGATTTGGGCAGATATTATGTCATTCTTCCTTCCGTATCTTTCAAGCACAGTCGCGAAGAGTTCATCAGACATCACAATGCAGTACCCGTTCCCGACGGTTTCCACTACAGCAGTGACAACAATACGGAGTGGGAGACAGTAGAGACTATGCGCGAGAATATCAAGAAATACGTTGACCCTAATTTCGAGGTGAAATGA
- the hydG gene encoding [FeFe] hydrogenase H-cluster radical SAM maturase HydG, with protein MYNIKSRQAEEFINHQEILDTLEYAQANRNNRPLIESLIDKAALCQGLSHREAALLLECDEPELVQRIYHLAREIKRKFYGNRIVMFAPLYLSNYCVNGCVYCPYHAKNRTIPRKKLSQEEIRREVIALQDMGHKRLALEAGEDPRNNPIDYILESIRTIYSIHHKNGAIRRVNVNIAATTVENYRLLKEAGIGTYILFQETYSKEHYEALHPTGPKSNYAYHTEAMDRAMEGGIDDVGIGVLFGLNTYRYDFVGLLMHAEHLEATFGVGPHTISVPRICPADDISTEDFPDAISDEMFCRIVAVTRIAVPYTGMIISTRESEAVRRRVLELGVSQISGGSRTSVGGYAVPEAKEEDSSQFDVSDRRTLDEVVSWLLDLGHIPSFCTACYREGRTGDRFMSLVKRGQIANCCQPNALMTLKEYLEDYASSETKEKGIQLIREEMEHIPNPKIRAIAERNLQEIGEGKRDFRF; from the coding sequence GTGTATAACATAAAGTCAAGACAAGCAGAAGAATTCATCAATCACCAGGAGATATTGGATACATTGGAGTATGCGCAGGCAAACCGCAACAACCGTCCGCTCATTGAAAGTTTGATTGACAAGGCTGCTTTGTGCCAGGGGCTTTCCCATCGGGAGGCGGCCCTGCTGCTGGAATGTGACGAGCCGGAACTGGTGCAGCGCATCTATCATCTGGCACGTGAAATCAAACGGAAATTCTATGGCAACCGCATTGTGATGTTTGCCCCGCTTTACCTTTCCAACTATTGCGTGAACGGTTGCGTCTATTGCCCGTATCATGCCAAGAACCGTACCATCCCCCGCAAGAAACTCTCGCAAGAGGAGATACGCCGCGAGGTTATCGCCTTGCAGGACATGGGGCATAAACGCCTGGCGCTGGAAGCCGGAGAAGACCCTCGAAACAACCCTATCGACTATATCTTAGAGTCTATCCGCACCATCTACAGCATCCATCACAAGAACGGGGCCATCCGCCGGGTGAATGTCAACATAGCCGCCACTACAGTGGAAAACTATCGGTTGCTGAAAGAGGCAGGTATCGGCACTTATATCCTTTTTCAGGAGACTTACAGCAAAGAGCATTACGAAGCCTTGCATCCCACGGGACCGAAAAGTAATTATGCCTACCACACCGAAGCGATGGACCGCGCTATGGAGGGTGGCATCGACGATGTAGGTATCGGTGTATTGTTCGGTCTGAATACCTATCGCTATGACTTTGTAGGACTGCTGATGCATGCCGAACATCTGGAAGCTACCTTTGGCGTGGGTCCGCATACCATCAGCGTGCCGCGCATCTGTCCGGCAGATGATATTTCGACCGAGGATTTTCCCGATGCCATCTCGGATGAGATGTTCTGCCGTATTGTGGCGGTTACCCGCATTGCGGTGCCTTATACGGGAATGATTATTTCCACCCGTGAGTCGGAAGCCGTACGCCGTCGGGTGCTCGAACTGGGCGTTTCGCAGATAAGCGGCGGTTCGCGCACCAGCGTGGGAGGCTATGCCGTGCCGGAAGCCAAAGAGGAAGATTCCTCCCAATTCGATGTGAGCGATCGGCGCACGCTGGATGAAGTGGTGAGCTGGCTGCTCGATCTGGGACATATCCCCAGCTTCTGCACCGCCTGCTATCGCGAGGGACGTACCGGAGACCGCTTCATGTCGCTCGTTAAGCGCGGACAGATAGCAAACTGCTGCCAGCCCAATGCACTGATGACATTAAAAGAATATCTGGAGGACTATGCCTCCTCCGAAACCAAGGAGAAGGGCATACAGCTGATTCGTGAGGAGATGGAGCATATCCCGAACCCCAAGATACGGGCGATAGCCGAACGTAATCTTCAGGAGATAGGGGAGGGGAAAAGAGACTTTAGATTTTAG